The following are from one region of the Sulfurimicrobium lacus genome:
- a CDS encoding polysaccharide deacetylase family protein translates to MTTLPQPRRWEASPLMKGSFALHAFAAAGAILQPELWPWAFAAIAANQGVLTAAGMWPRSSLLGPNWTRLSEMAASRGEIAITIDDGPDPEITPRVLDILDAHGAQASFFCIGARAERYPELCREIVARGHAVENHSQNHLHHFSLLGPRGIERELQAAQDSLAGITGHWPRFFRPTAGLRSPLLEPVLSRLGLHLASWTRRGFDTRDPDPDSVAAKLLHGLGGGDILLLHDGNAARSAAGEPVILKVLPILLQTAQTAGLRCVTLRSTLP, encoded by the coding sequence ATGACAACACTCCCACAACCCCGTCGCTGGGAAGCCTCTCCTCTCATGAAGGGATCTTTTGCTCTGCACGCCTTTGCGGCTGCGGGAGCGATCCTGCAGCCCGAACTCTGGCCCTGGGCGTTTGCTGCCATCGCGGCCAACCAGGGCGTGTTGACAGCCGCCGGCATGTGGCCGCGCAGTTCTCTGCTGGGGCCGAACTGGACTCGTCTGTCGGAGATGGCTGCATCGCGGGGCGAAATTGCGATTACCATCGACGACGGACCCGACCCCGAAATAACGCCGCGCGTTCTGGATATTCTCGACGCACATGGTGCGCAGGCGAGCTTCTTCTGCATCGGCGCACGCGCAGAGCGTTACCCCGAGCTGTGCCGGGAAATCGTGGCGCGCGGGCATGCCGTGGAAAATCACAGCCAGAATCACTTACACCATTTTTCGCTGCTCGGTCCACGGGGGATAGAGCGCGAGCTGCAGGCAGCCCAGGACTCGCTGGCTGGTATTACCGGACATTGGCCGCGTTTTTTCCGACCTACCGCCGGATTGCGCAGTCCGCTGCTGGAGCCGGTACTTTCGCGTCTTGGCTTGCATCTGGCCAGTTGGACGCGTCGCGGTTTTGACACCCGGGACCCGGATCCGGATTCCGTGGCGGCCAAGCTTTTGCACGGCCTTGGAGGAGGCGACATCCTCCTGCTGCATGATGGCAATGCCGCGCGCTCGGCCGCGGGTGAACCGGTGATCCTCAAGGTGCTGCCAATCCTGCTGCAGACGGCACAAACGGCGGGACTGCGTTGCGTAACCTTGCGTTCAACCCTGCCGTGA
- a CDS encoding XrtA system polysaccharide deacetylase, whose translation MQTAAKEQVPPVPIRNAMTIDVEDYFQVSAFAPHIPRDSWPSLSCRVENNIDRILALLDEAGVKGTFFTLGWIAERYPAMVRRVVENGHELASHGYSHLRASDQKADEFLDDITRSKSLLEDIGGQKVQGYRAPSFSIGSDNLWALDLLLEAGYRYSSSIYPIQHDHYGMPDAPRFAHYPRGENGLLELPVTTVRILQRNLPAGGGGYFRFWPYSVSRWFLQRVNKEDMKPGIFYFHPWELDPGQPRQGGISMKTRFRHYLNLHRMEGRIKALTRDFHWGRMDRIFLE comes from the coding sequence ATGCAGACCGCTGCCAAGGAACAGGTGCCCCCGGTACCGATACGCAACGCGATGACCATCGACGTGGAAGACTATTTCCAGGTTTCGGCTTTCGCACCCCACATTCCGAGGGATAGCTGGCCGTCACTTTCATGCCGGGTGGAAAACAACATCGACCGCATCCTTGCCCTGCTGGATGAGGCGGGCGTCAAGGGAACCTTCTTCACGCTGGGCTGGATCGCCGAGCGCTACCCTGCCATGGTGCGACGCGTGGTCGAAAACGGCCACGAACTCGCCAGCCACGGCTATTCGCACCTCAGGGCTAGCGATCAGAAGGCCGATGAGTTTCTCGACGACATCACGCGCAGCAAATCCCTGCTCGAAGACATCGGCGGCCAGAAAGTACAGGGCTATCGCGCACCGAGCTTTTCCATAGGCAGCGATAACCTCTGGGCCCTGGACCTGCTGCTTGAGGCCGGCTACCGCTACAGTTCCAGCATTTACCCCATCCAGCACGACCATTATGGGATGCCGGACGCACCGCGCTTCGCCCATTACCCGAGAGGCGAGAACGGACTGCTGGAATTGCCCGTCACCACCGTGCGCATCCTGCAGCGAAACCTGCCCGCCGGCGGCGGCGGCTATTTCCGCTTCTGGCCCTACTCGGTATCGCGCTGGTTTCTGCAGCGCGTAAACAAGGAAGACATGAAGCCGGGGATATTTTATTTTCACCCTTGGGAACTGGACCCCGGACAGCCGCGCCAAGGCGGCATCAGCATGAAAACGCGTTTCCGCCACTACTTGAATCTGCATCGCATGGAAGGACGCATCAAGGCTTTGACCCGCGACTTCCACTGGGGCCGCATGGACAGGATTTTCCTGGAGTAA
- the wecB gene encoding non-hydrolyzing UDP-N-acetylglucosamine 2-epimerase, with protein sequence MNNPTPAPRTQHSILCVVGARPNFMKMAPIMAALGELGPDMAVSLVHTGQHYDVAMNHQYFEALGIPQPDINLEVGSGSHAVQTADVMRRFEPALDDKRPSAVLVVGDVNSTLACALVATKKGIPVIHVEAGLRSFDRAMPEEINRILTDQISDLLFTTERSGRENLLREGIDDSRIRFVGNVMIDTLRRNLDRAVPVTQILKDACKDGFLSNNKGYAVLTMHRPSNVDDPATLRTLLETVLKISSRLPVIFPMHPRTRAMIEKFGLGEMLDVPELVQLPPMGYLEMLGLMKDARVVLTDSGGIQEETTALGVPCITLRNNTERPITVDEGTNTIAGQDPASILSAFDEIMLSGGKAGRVPEFWDGQASTRIAAAIHGWLESGLRS encoded by the coding sequence ATGAATAACCCTACGCCAGCGCCCCGAACTCAGCACAGCATCCTCTGCGTCGTCGGCGCGCGCCCTAATTTCATGAAAATGGCCCCGATCATGGCTGCATTGGGCGAACTCGGACCCGACATGGCTGTAAGCCTGGTTCACACCGGCCAGCACTATGACGTGGCAATGAACCACCAATATTTCGAAGCGCTCGGCATCCCTCAGCCCGACATCAATCTCGAAGTGGGTTCCGGCAGCCATGCCGTGCAAACGGCTGATGTCATGCGCCGCTTCGAGCCGGCGCTGGACGATAAGAGGCCTTCCGCTGTGCTCGTAGTCGGCGATGTGAATTCCACACTGGCGTGCGCGCTGGTAGCAACGAAAAAAGGGATTCCTGTGATTCATGTCGAAGCCGGCCTGCGCAGCTTCGACCGCGCCATGCCGGAGGAGATCAACCGGATTCTGACTGACCAGATCTCCGACCTGCTGTTCACCACCGAGCGCAGTGGGCGCGAAAACCTGCTGCGCGAGGGCATCGACGATTCCCGCATCCGCTTTGTCGGCAACGTCATGATCGACACCTTGCGCCGCAACCTGGACAGAGCCGTCCCTGTGACTCAAATACTGAAAGATGCCTGCAAGGATGGCTTCCTGTCCAACAACAAGGGATACGCCGTCCTCACTATGCACCGACCTTCCAATGTCGACGACCCCGCCACCCTGCGTACCCTGCTCGAGACCGTGCTCAAAATAAGCTCCAGGCTGCCCGTCATTTTCCCGATGCACCCGCGCACCCGCGCCATGATCGAAAAATTCGGCCTGGGCGAAATGCTGGACGTCCCCGAGCTGGTGCAGCTGCCCCCCATGGGCTATCTGGAAATGCTGGGCCTGATGAAAGATGCACGGGTGGTGCTTACCGATTCGGGGGGAATCCAGGAAGAAACCACGGCTCTCGGCGTACCGTGCATTACGCTCAGGAACAACACCGAGCGGCCGATCACGGTGGACGAAGGGACCAACACCATCGCTGGCCAGGATCCGGCCAGCATACTGTCGGCCTTCGACGAAATCATGCTCAGCGGCGGCAAAGCGGGCAGAGTGCCCGAATTCTGGGACGGACAGGCCTCGACACGCATTGCGGCGGCAATTCATGGCTGGCTGGAAAGTGGCTTAAGGAGCTGA
- the panD gene encoding aspartate 1-decarboxylase — translation MQRTMLKSKLHRVTVTHSELHYEGSCAIDETLLEAADIREYQQIDIYNITNGERFTTYAIRAQRDSGVISINGAAAHKADPGDLIIIATFATYNELELQKFQPDLVYVDAHNRIVDKRKEIPVQAA, via the coding sequence ATGCAACGAACCATGCTCAAATCGAAACTTCATCGCGTCACGGTCACCCATTCCGAGCTCCATTACGAGGGTTCCTGCGCGATCGACGAGACCTTGCTGGAAGCCGCGGATATCCGCGAATACCAGCAGATCGATATTTACAACATCACCAACGGCGAGCGCTTCACCACGTACGCGATTCGCGCCCAGCGCGATTCCGGGGTGATTTCGATCAACGGCGCCGCCGCCCACAAGGCCGATCCCGGCGACCTGATCATCATCGCCACCTTCGCCACATACAACGAACTGGAACTGCAGAAATTCCAGCCCGACCTGGTCTACGTGGACGCGCATAACCGCATTGTGGACAAGCGCAAGGAAATTCCCGTGCAGGCGGCCTGA
- a CDS encoding XrtA system polysaccharide chain length determinant: MEELITQLLIYVKGVWKYRWFAITSAWVVAITGWIIVYKLPDDYQASARIYVDTQSILKPLMSGMTAPANVEQQVSIMSRTLISRPNVERVMRMVDLDIKAKTVKDHDELANELMSQIKIGSTGRDNLFTISYSNDKPKLAKDVVQSLLTIFVEGSLGDNKQDSASALRFIDEQIKSYEEKLSTAETALKNFKQKNVGLMPGQGSDYVTKLSAAADSVNQAKLELREAEQARDAIKNQVSDDDPASSADTGQSSGGDPEIEARIQTLNKNLDALRMNFTEQHPDIVSTKRLIAQLEQRKKEEAKLRKHSADPGKNYSPMLQQLNIALTEAEARVASMKARVAEYSSRYEHLKSLSNAVPEVEAELTRLNRDYDVNKSNYEKLLERRESAKMSGEMSANTELMSFKIIDPPTVPQIPAGPDRLKLFSLVFVGALLAGIGVAFMMSQIRPTFHSPSSLREITGRPILGSVAMIWTDQEKIKRKRRLYAFGLSLLALLGMYGALLAKVASSFPSL; encoded by the coding sequence ATGGAGGAACTGATCACCCAGTTGCTTATTTATGTGAAGGGGGTTTGGAAATATCGCTGGTTCGCGATAACTTCCGCCTGGGTCGTCGCCATTACAGGATGGATTATAGTTTACAAACTTCCTGATGATTATCAGGCATCTGCAAGAATTTACGTGGACACCCAGAGCATTCTGAAGCCACTGATGTCAGGAATGACCGCGCCCGCCAACGTGGAACAGCAAGTCTCGATCATGAGCCGCACCCTGATCAGCCGCCCGAACGTGGAAAGAGTCATGCGAATGGTGGATCTGGACATCAAGGCCAAGACGGTGAAAGACCATGATGAGTTGGCCAATGAACTGATGTCCCAGATCAAAATAGGTTCAACCGGGCGGGACAACCTGTTCACGATTTCCTATAGCAACGACAAACCCAAACTGGCAAAAGACGTTGTTCAGTCCTTATTGACCATCTTTGTCGAGGGGAGCCTCGGGGACAACAAGCAGGATTCGGCTTCGGCACTTCGTTTTATCGATGAACAAATCAAGTCTTATGAAGAGAAGCTGTCAACTGCAGAAACCGCACTCAAGAATTTCAAGCAGAAGAATGTTGGCCTGATGCCCGGCCAGGGAAGCGATTATGTAACGAAACTCTCGGCAGCTGCGGACAGCGTTAACCAGGCAAAACTTGAGCTGCGGGAAGCCGAACAGGCGCGCGACGCCATCAAAAATCAAGTATCCGATGACGATCCTGCTTCCAGCGCGGACACCGGTCAGTCATCGGGAGGCGACCCGGAAATTGAGGCCCGCATCCAGACCCTGAACAAGAATCTGGATGCCCTGCGCATGAACTTTACCGAGCAGCATCCCGACATCGTCTCCACGAAACGCCTGATTGCACAACTCGAACAGCGCAAAAAAGAAGAAGCCAAGCTGCGTAAACACAGCGCCGACCCAGGGAAGAATTACAGCCCCATGCTCCAGCAACTCAATATTGCGCTCACGGAAGCCGAAGCCAGAGTAGCCTCCATGAAGGCCCGCGTCGCGGAATACAGTTCCCGCTACGAACACTTGAAATCGCTAAGCAATGCGGTGCCTGAAGTGGAAGCGGAACTGACCCGGCTCAATCGCGACTATGACGTGAACAAGTCCAATTATGAAAAACTGCTCGAACGCCGCGAAAGCGCAAAAATGTCTGGCGAAATGAGTGCCAATACAGAACTGATGTCATTCAAGATCATAGATCCGCCGACGGTCCCCCAAATACCCGCTGGTCCGGACCGACTCAAACTGTTCTCCCTGGTATTCGTGGGTGCCTTACTGGCGGGGATCGGCGTTGCATTCATGATGAGCCAGATACGCCCCACCTTCCATAGTCCAAGCAGTCTCAGGGAAATAACCGGGCGGCCGATATTGGGTTCGGTCGCCATGATCTGGACCGATCAAGAAAAGATCAAGCGCAAAAGGCGCCTCTACGCTTTCGGTCTCTCTTTGCTTGCTTTGTTGGGAATGTATGGCGCATTGCTGGCCAAAGTTGCCTCGAGTTTTCCATCGCTTTAG
- a CDS encoding XrtA-associated tyrosine autokinase, whose amino-acid sequence MSIIERAAGKIVKEDKTSTSVNIIEKAAARIAKEDEASARTSAAKIPADHGHESVGGPDTQKSRGDRAHSADTASSPKQCTINLAKLRQSGIITPDAEKTQIAEEFRLIKRPLIKNAFQQSAGHIQNGNLIMVTSALAGEGKTFCSINLAMSIAMEMDHTVLLIDADVARPSLPNYLGLQAERGLLDVLLDDKLELADVMIKTNVDKLSILTAGKKSKHATELLASQSMSELLKEIAHRYSDRIVIFDSPPLLLTSEARVLASQMGQIVLVVAAEKTPQQTVKEALRQIESCDVVNLIYNKASTFPGGEYYGYYS is encoded by the coding sequence GTGAGCATCATTGAAAGAGCAGCCGGCAAAATCGTGAAAGAGGATAAAACCTCAACGAGCGTAAACATTATTGAAAAGGCAGCAGCCAGGATCGCGAAAGAAGACGAGGCTTCTGCGAGGACATCAGCGGCGAAGATTCCAGCTGATCATGGCCATGAATCCGTCGGCGGTCCGGACACGCAAAAAAGCAGGGGCGACCGCGCACATTCAGCGGATACGGCCTCGTCGCCAAAACAGTGCACGATCAATCTTGCCAAATTGCGCCAATCTGGAATCATCACCCCCGATGCGGAAAAAACGCAAATAGCGGAAGAGTTTCGCCTGATCAAGCGGCCTTTGATCAAAAACGCTTTCCAGCAAAGCGCCGGGCATATCCAGAACGGCAATCTGATCATGGTCACCAGCGCTCTCGCGGGGGAAGGAAAAACCTTCTGCTCCATCAACCTGGCGATGAGTATCGCCATGGAAATGGATCACACCGTTTTGCTGATAGACGCCGATGTTGCGCGACCTTCATTACCCAACTACCTTGGCTTGCAAGCAGAGCGCGGCCTTCTGGACGTCCTGCTCGACGACAAACTTGAACTCGCTGACGTGATGATCAAAACCAACGTCGACAAACTGTCCATCCTTACGGCCGGAAAAAAGAGCAAGCATGCAACCGAATTGCTGGCGAGCCAGAGCATGAGCGAATTGTTGAAGGAAATCGCTCATCGCTACAGCGACCGCATTGTGATTTTCGATTCGCCGCCATTGCTGCTGACCAGCGAGGCACGTGTACTTGCCAGCCAGATGGGGCAGATCGTTCTGGTGGTAGCCGCAGAAAAAACCCCGCAACAGACGGTCAAGGAGGCGCTCAGGCAGATCGAATCGTGCGATGTCGTCAATCTGATCTACAACAAAGCCAGTACATTCCCCGGCGGGGAATATTATGGCTACTACAGCTAA
- a CDS encoding XrtA/PEP-CTERM system-associated ATPase — protein sequence MYEQYYGLKAKPFQLKPDPKFYFGSKGHKRAMAYLEYGLSQGEGFIVITGEVGAGKTTLVRNLFREMESENIVAAQIVNTNLDSDDTLRMVAAAFGLPYQDSSKAALLTGLEQFLRACDRQGKRALLVVDEAQNLSPRTVEELRMLSNFQTEDKSLLQTFLLGQPEFRRTLLSADMQQLRQRVIATYHLGPMDATETRSYIEHRLHTVGWQGDPSISTEAFGAIYDYSGGIPRKINTLCDRLFLMGYLEEIHGFGNSEVSDVIGDIQQEFNLPASEAESPGTPSTPEFGFKTETPSDLDSMDKRLSKMEKSVISVLDLVKQILSLASVRNLPK from the coding sequence GTGTACGAGCAATACTACGGACTCAAAGCCAAACCGTTTCAACTGAAGCCTGATCCAAAATTCTACTTCGGCAGCAAAGGGCATAAACGCGCCATGGCCTACCTGGAATACGGCCTGTCGCAGGGAGAGGGCTTCATCGTCATCACCGGCGAAGTCGGCGCGGGCAAGACCACCCTGGTGCGCAATCTTTTCCGCGAGATGGAATCGGAAAACATCGTTGCCGCGCAAATCGTCAACACCAATCTCGATTCCGACGACACCCTGAGAATGGTGGCCGCAGCCTTCGGGCTCCCCTACCAGGACAGCAGCAAGGCAGCCTTGCTGACCGGGCTGGAACAATTCCTGCGCGCCTGCGACCGGCAGGGGAAGCGCGCGCTGCTGGTGGTAGACGAAGCGCAGAACCTTTCGCCCCGCACTGTGGAAGAGTTGAGGATGCTGTCCAACTTCCAGACTGAAGACAAATCCTTGCTGCAAACCTTTCTGCTCGGCCAGCCCGAGTTCAGAAGAACGCTGCTCAGCGCCGACATGCAGCAGCTGCGGCAAAGGGTGATCGCCACTTACCACCTCGGCCCCATGGATGCCACGGAAACACGCTCCTACATCGAGCACCGTCTGCATACGGTTGGCTGGCAGGGCGACCCCTCCATCAGCACGGAAGCCTTTGGCGCGATTTACGATTACTCCGGGGGCATTCCGCGGAAAATCAATACACTTTGCGACCGGCTTTTCCTGATGGGTTACCTTGAAGAAATTCACGGTTTCGGGAATTCGGAAGTGAGCGACGTTATCGGCGACATCCAGCAGGAATTCAATCTTCCCGCCTCTGAAGCAGAATCCCCGGGCACGCCAAGCACGCCTGAGTTCGGATTCAAGACAGAAACGCCGTCCGACCTGGACAGCATGGACAAAAGGCTTTCCAAAATGGAGAAATCGGTCATCTCCGTGCTGGATCTGGTCAAGCAGATTCTCTCTCTGGCCAGCGTCAGAAACCTTCCGAAATGA
- a CDS encoding TIGR03016 family PEP-CTERM system-associated outer membrane protein has product MRKHSHRALFPAVCSAAAAMLLLPSHSSAAEWTITPSLDLKETYSDNITLAPRGNEQSDLVTQITPGISLTGTGPRLKVKARYAMQNLFYLEDSRRNAINHMLSANANTELIEDLFFMDGQAAISQQNTTLSGQQTTDNTNVTGNRAEVRTYSLSPYLRHRFSTVASSELRYTHSGASTDIGALSNSQTDRINLQLNSGASFKTLGWGLNYSKQKISYGSTTNTLVKDLNNETFSGNLRYMLTPRFGLTATGGYEKNDYISIGAKPEGSFWSGGFSWAPTSLTSIDASAGKRFFGNTYSLAARHHTRLTAWTLAYKEDITSTQFQFLVPAQLLIDPTTNQPFRDPATGLPVVQSDAVNFFTNRLFLQKSLRASVALQGVRNNLIFSLFSVSREAQTTQAADSALLGTSNLALSDKTKQVGGNAIWNLRLGPRTSTYLNAGYARNTYPVLGRTDNDKNLRLGLTRQFQPKLSGAVELRRLQRDSSQSGSDYRENAITASVHMIF; this is encoded by the coding sequence ATGAGAAAACACAGTCACAGAGCCCTGTTTCCGGCCGTTTGTTCTGCTGCAGCGGCGATGTTGTTATTACCGTCCCATTCCAGCGCAGCCGAATGGACGATCACACCCAGCCTGGATTTAAAAGAAACCTATTCTGACAATATTACATTGGCGCCAAGGGGAAATGAGCAAAGTGACTTGGTAACCCAGATTACTCCGGGCATATCGCTGACTGGAACCGGCCCTCGCCTGAAGGTCAAAGCTCGTTATGCAATGCAAAATCTTTTCTACCTGGAAGATAGCCGCCGAAACGCCATCAATCATATGCTGAGCGCCAATGCCAATACGGAGTTGATCGAAGACCTGTTTTTCATGGATGGGCAGGCAGCAATCAGCCAGCAAAACACTACCCTGTCGGGCCAGCAGACGACTGACAACACCAATGTCACCGGGAACCGCGCCGAAGTAAGAACCTATAGTCTCAGCCCCTATCTGCGCCATCGCTTCAGTACCGTCGCCTCATCCGAACTGCGCTATACCCATTCCGGAGCCAGCACCGATATCGGCGCGCTGTCAAACAGCCAAACGGATCGCATCAATTTACAGTTAAACAGTGGCGCATCCTTTAAAACATTAGGTTGGGGTTTGAACTATAGCAAGCAAAAAATCTCTTACGGCAGCACCACCAACACCCTCGTTAAAGACCTGAACAATGAAACCTTTTCCGGCAATCTTCGCTACATGTTAACGCCGCGATTCGGCCTGACAGCCACCGGAGGCTACGAAAAAAACGACTATATCTCCATTGGAGCGAAGCCCGAAGGTTCTTTCTGGTCCGGTGGATTTTCCTGGGCCCCCACTTCATTGACCAGTATCGACGCCAGTGCCGGTAAACGATTCTTCGGCAACACCTATTCGCTTGCGGCCCGCCATCACACCCGACTGACCGCGTGGACCCTGGCTTATAAGGAGGACATAACGTCCACCCAGTTCCAGTTTCTGGTCCCTGCCCAGTTATTGATCGACCCAACAACCAATCAGCCATTTCGTGACCCAGCCACAGGACTTCCCGTAGTCCAGTCGGACGCAGTAAATTTCTTTACCAACCGCCTCTTTCTGCAAAAAAGCCTACGTGCATCGGTTGCGCTGCAGGGCGTAAGAAACAACCTCATTTTCTCCCTTTTCAGCGTGTCGCGCGAAGCGCAGACCACACAAGCGGCCGACAGCGCCCTGCTTGGCACTTCCAACCTGGCGCTAAGCGACAAAACAAAACAAGTGGGCGGCAACGCCATCTGGAACTTGCGTCTTGGCCCGCGCACCAGCACTTACCTGAACGCCGGGTATGCCAGAAACACTTACCCCGTCCTGGGCAGGACAGACAACGACAAGAACCTCCGGCTTGGCCTGACCAGACAGTTCCAGCCCAAGCTAAGCGGCGCGGTTGAATTGCGGCGGCTACAGCGCGACTCCAGCCAAAGCGGCAGCGATTATCGCGAAAATGCCATCACGGCTTCCGTACACATGATTTTCTAA
- a CDS encoding XrtA/PEP-CTERM system exopolysaccharide export protein translates to MQEVIQVNTPQNTNTARWLACFAFALSLLTLGGCASNAYPPLSSAEGQPPTHDYLIGPGDSVNIIVWRNPEVSMTVPVRPDGKITTPLVEDLPASGKTATHLARDIEKALAKYIQEPIVTVIVTGFVGPYSEQIRVIGQAAKPQALPYRDEMTLMDVLIAVGGTTDFAAGNKASIVRNVGGKQQQLGVRLDDLIKDGDMSANVPMRPGDILIIPESFF, encoded by the coding sequence ATGCAAGAGGTAATCCAAGTGAACACTCCGCAAAACACCAACACCGCGAGATGGCTGGCTTGCTTTGCTTTCGCACTTTCCCTTCTGACTCTTGGCGGTTGCGCCAGCAACGCCTACCCGCCGCTTTCTTCGGCGGAAGGGCAACCGCCCACGCATGACTACCTGATCGGACCTGGCGATAGCGTGAATATCATCGTCTGGCGTAATCCCGAAGTTTCCATGACGGTTCCAGTCAGGCCGGATGGAAAAATCACCACCCCGCTGGTAGAGGACCTGCCTGCCAGCGGTAAAACCGCGACCCATCTGGCGCGCGACATCGAGAAGGCGCTGGCCAAATACATCCAGGAGCCGATCGTAACGGTCATCGTTACCGGTTTTGTCGGCCCATATAGCGAACAAATCCGGGTCATCGGCCAAGCTGCAAAACCTCAGGCCCTCCCGTACCGCGATGAAATGACGCTGATGGATGTTTTGATTGCAGTGGGAGGCACCACGGACTTCGCGGCCGGCAACAAGGCCAGTATCGTTCGCAACGTGGGCGGAAAACAACAACAGCTCGGCGTCCGGTTGGATGACCTGATCAAGGATGGCGACATGTCCGCCAACGTACCCATGCGACCGGGTGACATTTTGATCATACCTGAAAGTTTTTTCTGA
- a CDS encoding GAF domain-containing protein, with product MGDMENPLIKLQDLACFLEKGSFDDNMQQLAEMAAKILNAENCSLMLLNEGEMDNLRMRVCASYGPLPAAAYKESIGKGEGIAGRVVATGKGLLIDDIHQSEFAQWARRVNDPRKSLISSPITINGRIIGVVNVSGHLQGRDFNMEDLNLLDVVALFIGKAIQVVQLQNILNSRFAQLALVQVAEKDLESTLTSVVENPDQVAKILAKSFYKEMTRAGFGSSQIINAATEIIGQLSGSLTRHSKRLKREIPEPEEIAPPEKAVKRKTTNA from the coding sequence ATGGGCGACATGGAAAATCCGCTGATCAAGCTGCAAGACTTGGCCTGTTTCCTGGAAAAGGGCAGCTTTGATGACAACATGCAGCAGCTTGCGGAGATGGCGGCAAAAATCCTCAATGCCGAAAACTGCTCGCTCATGCTGCTCAACGAAGGTGAGATGGATAACCTGCGCATGCGCGTTTGCGCCAGCTACGGCCCGCTGCCTGCCGCTGCCTATAAGGAATCCATCGGCAAGGGCGAAGGCATTGCGGGACGGGTGGTGGCGACCGGCAAAGGGCTGCTGATCGACGATATCCACCAGTCTGAATTCGCCCAATGGGCCCGGCGCGTCAACGACCCGCGCAAAAGCCTGATTTCATCGCCGATCACCATTAACGGCCGCATCATCGGAGTCGTCAACGTCAGCGGACACTTGCAGGGGCGCGACTTCAACATGGAAGACCTGAACCTGCTCGATGTGGTCGCGCTGTTTATCGGCAAGGCCATTCAGGTCGTGCAGCTGCAGAATATTCTTAATTCACGTTTCGCCCAGCTGGCCCTGGTACAGGTGGCGGAAAAGGATCTGGAGAGCACGCTGACGAGCGTCGTGGAAAACCCGGACCAGGTGGCCAAGATCCTGGCGAAATCGTTTTACAAGGAAATGACCCGCGCCGGTTTCGGCTCCAGCCAGATTATCAATGCCGCCACGGAAATCATCGGGCAGTTGAGCGGCAGCCTGACCCGCCACAGCAAACGGCTGAAGCGGGAAATACCCGAGCCTGAAGAAATTGCACCCCCGGAAAAAGCTGTGAAGAGAAAAACCACCAACGCATGA